One genomic window of Muntiacus reevesi chromosome 4, mMunRee1.1, whole genome shotgun sequence includes the following:
- the TNNC1 gene encoding troponin C, slow skeletal and cardiac muscles, giving the protein MDDIYKAAVEQLTEEQKNEFKAAFDIFVLGAEDGCISTKELGKVMRMLGQNPTPEELQEMIDEVDEDGSGTVDFDEFLVMMVRCMKDDSKGKSEEELSDLFRMFDKNADGYIDLEELKIMLQATGETITEDDIEELMKDGDKNNDGRIDYDEFLEFMKGVE; this is encoded by the exons ATGGATGACATCTACAAGGCTGCG gtTGAGCAGCTGACAGAAGAGCAGAAAAATG AGTTCAAGGCAGCCTTTGACATCTTCGTGCTGGGCGCTGAGGATGGCTGCATCAGCACCAAGGAGCTGGGCAAGGTGATGAGGATGCTGGGGCAGAACCCCACCCctgaggagctgcaggagatgattGACGAGGTGGACGAGGACG gcAGCGGCACAGTGGACTTCGATGAGTTCTTGGTCATGATGGTTCGGTGCATGAAGGATGACAGCAAAGGAAAGTCTGAGGAGGAGCTGTCAGACCTCTTCCGCATGTTTGACAA AAATGCTGACGGCTACATCGACCTGGAGGAGCTGAAGATAATGCTTCAGGCTACAGGTGAGACCATCACAGAGGACGACATTGAGGAGCTCATGAAGGACGGTGACAAAAACAACGATGGCCGCATTGACTACGATG AGTTCCTGGAGTTCATGAAGGGGGTGGAGTAG